TTCACTCACCTTCTCTTCTAAAGCCCTTAAGCTCGCTAATGCATGAATGGGTATGGGTATGGATGAAATAGTACTCAAACGTACACATGGTGTTGTGAAATATATcgatattttattagttttattccAGGTAAACACATTTAACCAAATTGCAAATTACATCACAATTGAAGTTAGATAGAAAATCCCACCACATAGGACTTCTGAGGTTTGGTACAGTAGTTTGTTTTGATGGCTTCATGTATACAATCACTATAGTCAGTATTACACTTGCCACACTTACAGCTTATAGCTACAGGGTAGGAGAAATAAGGAGTAACATGGCGTGGGCATCCTGGTATTTCTACAGTCTTGTACATGAAGTCTCTATATGTACAAACATCCTGGGACAGAGCATATTTGGGAAGAAACAGCTTGCCATTGAAGTCCtgaggaaagaattaaaaaaggaGCATACTGTGATAGGACTTTAGAAAGTATATAGATAATGGAAACAGATAAAAATCAATTCACTTATATTCCTTTGTCACAAACAGGACTGGAGGAGGATTCCTTAGTTCCATTCCCCGGTACTAACTCAACATATCCACACTAAATCCCATAGAGACAAAAGTGACACCCCCTCTTTTACCTTATATCATGAGAACAAgataagttttaaataaattttggaagtaaaactgttataaaattaTCTGTATCCACTGTGCTGAGTAGGTACTGTAACCTGTGTACTCTACCTCTACAGAGCCAATAACTGTTAGATTTTGGAAATGAGGTTgtgttttatctcattttctctctggatAGAAATGGACTGAGTCTAGGTTTATCTAATTTTCAGCTAAAAGAAGTGAAATGAACTACATACCCGTGTCATACAATATCCAGCACAGATGGTAGTGTTGATGGTTAGGCAGTAAGCACACTCTTTCCTTTCGACATGCATCATATACTCAGTTGGAATACAAAGAGCCATTGCTTGCCCACATGCAAGGCCAAAAAGCATGGACATCAGGAAGATAGCAGTCATGCtaaatcaaagataaaattaaagaatCTATTACATGTATCCTTTAGGACATTCAGAAGGGACATTCAGAAAGAGctataatgtgtgtgtatgtgtgtgtgtgtgtaaatatatgtatttattgaatgtcttctTTGTCCTAGGCCCTATATTAGGTGTTTTTACATAGTTAATACTCTCAGTAAcctttctttatgtatttagatgTGGCTATGATCCACATACCCCACAGTGACAGAGCTCACATAGTGAAAGTCCTGTTTGCAGGTGCCACTTAGCTCCACTGGGCAGTGAAATGGCAAGCCTGAAACACTATAACAGAAAAGTGGCAGGGACACGTATGTCAACTAAGTACAAAATAATTCATTCAATGGAAACAATCAAAATACCTGCCTTTATCATTATAAGAAGTGAGTTAACAGGCTTCAGTAAGGGCTTTCCCAGaaatgtgcttttctaaaaacttTGATTCAATAGCTTAAAAGGCCAACAAACTGGTCATaataagaaaaggcaaagaaatcaaggaagtgCATAATCAAACTTCAGTACCAGCTCAATGCAAACAGTCTTGCATATGATTCTACCCAATGCCTGTCAAGAAAGACAAGGCTAAAGGTCAGCTAAATCTACCACTGATGTTAAGGGGCTAACCCAGAAATCTAAAAACCCCTCTTCTCAACCCTTAGGATATCCTTTAAGGTTGAAAGAATTagagttggaaaaataaaattattttacacagAAATTGTATGGAATTCATTATCTTAAAAAGATTGTGGAGGCAAAAAATACAGATTGACACAATGAGAGTAATACAATCAAGGATGACAGGTCCACTGTAAGTTAGCCAGGAAAGTAAAATAAGTTTTGGGTGAACGGAAGACAACAGAGGATCCACTGTGCCTCAGGCAGAATACGTATCTCTGTAGAGCCTGTCTGATGAAGAGTGTGTTCACTATCAACTGGACTTTGTAATGAGTTGGATAATGTTATGACTTATAATAATTTAAGTTTTGCTACTGAGAGAGGGTAATCAAGTTGCAGACTTTTGGATGTAAGTTGATCACTTCAAAGATTGTACAGTTAGCTAGgcatatttggattttttttccttctcaagtatcattgtcagaaaagaaaatacatatcttAATGGAGTAGTATTACCTTTGAACACAAACttgttttattattctattaaataaattataattcattAAATGTTGTTATTCAATCATGAAAAATGTATCaagatttttctcaattttttcctcAAATCTGTCAATTATATCCCAAGAGCATCTTTAAGCTACATACACTGAAACTTCCATTAACTGAAATCTCATAGACTCTGCCTCAGTTAAcaagaatttttgtctttaattagcttgtaagaaaaaaatgaaaccacatTCAACAAGCTAccaggtatttattttaaatgtcaacttCCAGAGATTAGTGGGCATTCCTACCAGTCTCCTGTTTGGAGAATGAGAATTGCCGATAAATTAGACAAACATATATTGAGCATTTAAAGTAGGCACTGACAGACACAAAATGGATAAGCTATGGTCTTTGACCTCAAGGGCTGACAGTCTAGTGTAGGAGATAACTATGAacactaataataaaaatacatattgtttAACTGATAACaccaagtgttggtgatgatTTTGAGCAACTAGAACtttcatatgttgctggtgggatgGTAAAATGGTACATACAAATAGTTTGAAAATCAGtttgtttcttataaaattaaacatacgcTTAACTGatcacccagcaattctactcctagatagtCACTCAAGATAAATAAGAACAAATGTTAACAAAAAGTAGGCAGTATTTTAAGTGCTCTGAATGACTTGAAATTATCACTCTGACACCCACAATAATCAAAGAGTTTTTTTCCTATATAGACAAGGAAGTGAACTAACCCATTAAGAAGTGTTTTCTGGTGAatactttcaaataaaatttgCATATTTAAGCATTCCTTGGAGGTTTTTTGGTATTTCAATCACGGAGCAAAGTTATAAGAATTCCTTGCTCATGGAGTCTGGTTTTCTCAGTGCTTCACAAACGTGAGCTCCCTCTATGGTATAGAGCTGGTTCCATTATTTTAGAGCCACAGACTTAGAGGATCCTCTGCAGGATCTTAAAAATATCGACTGAGgtagtccaggggttaagacttcaccttccaatgcagtgggtgcgggttcgatccctggtcggggagctaagatcccacatgccttgcggccaacagatataaaacagaagaaatattgtaacaaattcaataaagactttaaaaattgtccacatcaaaaaaaaaaatagactgagtaaatgatataaaatattcacctgtcatgatcatatggttcttgcCCATCTAGCCAGCCAGCTACTGAATTTTTGCCATAGGAAATAATTAACTTCACATATTTTAACTTTTAGCTCTAtgttctatataaaatagatatgtgCTGACCTAGTGGTGAGAATATTGGTCCTGGAGTTAAGGAACAGAATTCTATTTCAAGATCTCCCATGGATCTATGAGAAATCGACTAAAATATTGAATCTATCTGGGCCtaatttccccatctgcaaaacagaaaaagacaagtacACCTGATCCTTTTTAAAACTGTAGAAGAAAAAACAGTTTTGGAACTTTTACCCATTGTTGTCATATTCATTATGGACACTTTACATTGTCTGAAGTTCCTCTTATAAATGTAAAACTccaaattaacaaaaagaaaaattaaaagtgctgAATCATCAGCAGCAGTAGCTATATAACTTAGTAAAGAAAGTAAGAattattctttctcctttattgcAAATAGTAAAACTTCACCCAAAGAATCTTTCTGGGGCTcaatttcttcagctgtaaaagaAAAGGCTTAGAACCACAAGATGATCAGGAAGGAATTTTCAGCACAAATAGACTATGATCCTATGTGATAAATTAGTGTCCGGTCCCTGGTCTAAGAGATAGTGACCTAGAATTATGCTTCCAGGTTTTATTGCAATTGTGTGTAACTGAGAAATTAAGAAATCTGTACCTTCATTTTTCCATATACTccttcctaaaatcataataagtatAAAACAATACATGTGAAGCACTTGGAATGCTACAGAAAACTATGTAACTATATAATACTGAGTATATAAATCAGTGTTAGTTAATACCTCCCTAGATGATCTGCCACAGTTTCTCCTTTATTGTCACCTGGATTCTCATCCTCTGTAACTTAATTGCCTCTTTTAAAATCATTCATAaatgatttattgagcacctaaacAGAGGTGTGATTTTAGGCCCTAAATAATGAGAGATGCCCTTTTCAGTGCCATGACCACTATATCCACACTTTCAACATTTGTACTTATTCCAAGATATCCTCTTTCCTTTGCCCCTTACCCAGccttttctctcatctttttgTTCTCACTACCTTCATTCTTAAGCACATTTCTCTCTAATCTGCTAATTGCCTTCACCAATCTTTTCTCCCCAAATCCCTTACTGTGCTATGAAAAGAATCAATTGTCCACCCTGTGAACTCCAGGAAGTTCACTAAAGCAATACAGTTTTCTAGAGAGCAAAATGTACTATAAGTCGGGTGTGTGCTTTGGAAACTATCCAAGGGGGGTTAGCTATAACTAAAACAATAAAGAGTAAATTACCTCTGCAGGTACCCAAAACTGAAGTTATTCCCAACTTTTCTCAGAAGTACATTATCATCAAAGATAACCATTAGTAATTGACAGGATTTAATACACAGATTATTTAActgattaaaacatttaaatcaaaTGTAAATAGTAAGGGAAGGCCATGAATATCAATCAGCCTTCATTAGGAAATTGACcaatttttcctcttctttgaagTCAGTAGAATATTTTCTTACCCTTACATATGTAGTTCATTCATCTTCACCTATCACTGAACAATTTTGGAGCAATAACTAGAATTTCTAGAGCCTATCAAAGCAAATTGTCACTCAGCATTTGccattttgaaataaatgctaaaatgatgaaaatgaaaataatttagaataacAACATTTCATTTCACAATGCCTTCTCAGTGTAGACACCTACCTTACTTTGCATTGGGGAGCTGATGCTGTAATGACCCAGACTAGAAGCTCTTGGTTCATTTTATACCCTTCAGGATAATTCCTCTCTGATCTTCTTGTTTATATAATCACGTTTGAATTACCGCTTCCTTATCTAAAAACCATCTATTGAAAATTCATACTGAACCccaaataaaatgtgtttagaCAAACAATTTCACAACATCTTCCTCTGGAAACTCTGACATTATTGCAGCAcgaatttccttttctcctatttcaaaataaaattaccctTGTAAATATatcctttattaatatttattaataaaggagaaaaacacagaaggataaaaaacaaattcaaaacaaaaaacccttaaacagggcttccctggtggcgcagtggttgagagtccgcctgccgatgcaggggacacgggttcgtgccccggtccaggaagatcccacatgccgcggagcggctgggcccgtgaaccatggccgctgagcctgcgcgtccggagcctgtgctctgcaacgggagaggccacaacagtgagaggcccgcgtagcacaaaaaaaaaaaaaaaaaaaaaaacccttaaacaTCATCTAAGTAAGTCTTGGGAATGAAAATTTTTGGGGGGCTTGAGTGCCCCAAATTTTACCTAAATGTTCATTTAGAGATATATATAATTATTGCTCATCTATAAAGCAAAGGTAACTTCTTTATGGTAATCCAGGACAATTGGCATACATCTTGCTGATTAAAACCTCCccaaaattagttcaaaatatcgtatttgttttttctttggatttaaaaaataataagtaaaatttacatGTGGGAAACAATATCATTTAAGTAAATGGCCAAATATTTTGAGATGTCAAAATGATTGAGtgcaaatcctggctctgccatttactagttaTATGACTTTAGCATGCTTGAGCTCTCTTtacttcagtttctttacctaTTTAAAGATAATATCAGTTTcttaagaactgcttttgctgcatcccataggttttgggttgttgtgctttcattgtcttttgtttctaggtattttttaatttcttctttgatttcttcaatgacctcttggttatttagtagcatattgtttagcctccatgtgtttgtgttttttacgtttttttccctgtgattgatttctaatctcatagcgttgtggtcagaaaacatgcttgatacgatttcaattttcttaaattttccgaggcttgatttgtgacccaagatgtgatctatcctgaagaacattccatgtgcacttgagaagaaaatgcattctgctgctttcagatggaatgtcctataaatatcagttaagtctatctggtctaatgtgtcatttaaggcttgtgtttccttattaattttctgtctggatgatctatccattggtatAAGTAGAgggttaaagtctcccactattactgtgttactgtcaatttccccttttatggctgttagcatttgccttaggtattgaggtgctc
The sequence above is drawn from the Tursiops truncatus isolate mTurTru1 chromosome 1, mTurTru1.mat.Y, whole genome shotgun sequence genome and encodes:
- the TSHB gene encoding thyrotropin subunit beta, with amino-acid sequence MTAIFLMSMLFGLACGQAMALCIPTEYMMHVERKECAYCLTINTTICAGYCMTRDFNGKLFLPKYALSQDVCTYRDFMYKTVEIPGCPRHVTPYFSYPVAISCKCGKCNTDYSDCIHEAIKTNYCTKPQKSYVVGFSI